A single region of the Candidatus Protochlamydia amoebophila UWE25 genome encodes:
- a CDS encoding recombinase family protein: MTGQRIGYVRVSTYDQNPDRQLDNIQVTRIFVDKASGKDVKRPQFEALMSFVCAGDTVLVHSMDRLARNLADLRSIVQTLTQRGVCIEFVKESLKFSGEDSPMAILMLSVMGAFAEFERSLIRERQREGIALAKQRGAYCGRKRSLSDADILSLRQRIQNGEKKSKVAREFGISRETLYQYLRSV, encoded by the coding sequence ATGACTGGACAACGTATTGGGTACGTACGAGTTAGCACATACGACCAAAACCCTGACAGGCAATTGGATAATATTCAGGTCACAAGAATATTTGTAGATAAAGCTTCAGGCAAGGATGTTAAACGTCCACAATTTGAAGCCTTGATGAGCTTTGTATGCGCTGGAGACACTGTACTCGTCCATAGCATGGATAGATTGGCTCGTAATCTCGCTGATTTGCGTTCAATTGTCCAGACGTTGACTCAGCGCGGCGTGTGCATTGAATTTGTAAAAGAAAGCCTAAAATTTTCAGGTGAAGATTCTCCTATGGCCATCCTTATGCTGTCAGTCATGGGAGCGTTTGCCGAGTTTGAACGTTCTTTAATTCGTGAGCGTCAACGCGAGGGGATTGCTCTAGCCAAGCAGCGTGGTGCCTATTGCGGGCGCAAGCGATCTTTATCGGATGCTGATATTCTCTCATTACGACAACGCATTCAAAATGGTGAAAAGAAATCAAAAGTTGCCAGAGAATTTGGCATTAGCCGTGAAACCCTTTATCAATATCTTCGTTCGGTATAA
- a CDS encoding type II toxin-antitoxin system death-on-curing family toxin, translated as MIYLSFEQIIELHDALIDKFGGLLGIRERGLLESALAAPMMAVFGVELHKTIYNKAAAYLFYIAKNHAFLDGNKRTAAAAALSFLRANGKSPKYDVEDFLEFAVSVAEGQADLDTISNYFEKICS; from the coding sequence ATGATTTACCTATCTTTTGAACAAATTATTGAACTACATGATGCTCTTATTGACAAATTTGGTGGGCTTCTTGGAATACGAGAGAGAGGGTTATTGGAATCTGCTTTAGCAGCTCCTATGATGGCTGTATTTGGAGTAGAGTTGCATAAAACTATTTACAATAAAGCTGCGGCATATCTTTTCTATATAGCTAAAAATCACGCATTTCTTGATGGAAACAAAAGAACTGCAGCAGCGGCAGCTTTATCATTCCTGAGAGCTAATGGAAAATCTCCTAAATATGATGTAGAAGACTTTCTTGAATTTGCAGTGTCGGTTGCTGAAGGTCAAGCCGATTTGGATACTATTAGTAATTACTTTGAAAAAATTTGTTCTTAA